Proteins found in one Thalassomonas actiniarum genomic segment:
- the hemN gene encoding oxygen-independent coproporphyrinogen III oxidase produces MQVSQFFDNKLLKKYNTSGPRYTSYPTALEFNDQFNQEDMVQAITHSENRELSLYVHIPFCHSLCYYCGCNKVVTRHRDKADTYLEYLAAEISSRAALFTDYTVKQLHWGGGTPSFLTHEQITLLVTLLKKKFNFSDELEMSIEIDPREIELDLAQHLFDLGFNRLSIGVQDIDLKVQQAINRVQDTEFIHQFIREAKAVGFKSINIDLIYGLPHQSIDTFTRTLNKAHEMDVDRISLFSYAHLPSRFAAQRKLRDEWLPSVDEKFALMKLAIETLCGFGYDFIGMDHFAKPDDELAVAQKNGTLHRNFQGYTTKGNCDLLGLGVSAISAIGNSYSQNVKELNSYYQEIENHQHAQEKGLALTNDDIIRGEVIRELMCNHYVSKKAINDKFAIDFDDYFSDDLPSLSTFISDGLLTNTDQAITVSQKARLLIRNICMTFDAYMKEQRNHQRFSRVI; encoded by the coding sequence ATGCAAGTAAGCCAGTTTTTCGATAACAAATTACTGAAGAAGTACAATACCAGCGGCCCCAGATATACCTCGTATCCGACCGCGCTGGAATTTAACGACCAATTCAATCAAGAGGATATGGTACAGGCCATAACCCATTCGGAAAACCGCGAGCTGTCCCTGTATGTGCATATTCCTTTTTGTCACAGCCTTTGTTATTACTGCGGCTGCAACAAGGTCGTTACCCGTCACCGCGATAAAGCCGATACTTACCTGGAATATTTAGCGGCGGAAATCTCTTCCCGTGCGGCACTATTTACCGACTATACCGTGAAACAGCTACACTGGGGCGGCGGCACGCCAAGTTTTTTAACCCATGAACAAATCACCTTGCTGGTTACCCTGCTCAAGAAAAAATTCAACTTTTCCGATGAGCTGGAAATGAGCATTGAAATCGATCCCAGGGAAATTGAACTGGATCTGGCTCAGCACCTGTTTGATCTCGGCTTTAACCGCCTGAGCATAGGGGTTCAAGACATAGATCTTAAAGTGCAGCAGGCCATTAACCGGGTGCAGGATACCGAGTTTATTCACCAGTTTATCCGCGAGGCAAAAGCGGTCGGCTTTAAGTCCATCAATATCGATTTAATCTACGGCCTGCCCCACCAGAGCATAGACACCTTCACCCGTACCCTGAACAAAGCCCATGAAATGGACGTAGACCGCATTTCCCTGTTCAGCTACGCCCATTTACCCAGCCGCTTCGCCGCGCAAAGAAAATTACGGGACGAATGGTTACCCAGCGTCGATGAAAAATTCGCGCTGATGAAACTGGCGATAGAAACCCTGTGCGGTTTCGGCTATGACTTTATCGGCATGGATCATTTCGCCAAACCGGACGACGAGCTGGCCGTCGCCCAGAAAAACGGCACCCTGCACAGAAACTTCCAGGGTTATACCACCAAAGGCAATTGTGACTTGCTCGGCCTGGGGGTTTCCGCCATCAGCGCCATCGGCAACAGCTATAGCCAGAATGTCAAAGAGCTCAACAGCTATTACCAAGAAATAGAAAACCACCAGCACGCCCAGGAAAAAGGCCTGGCGTTAACAAACGACGATATCATCCGCGGCGAAGTGATCCGCGAGTTGATGTGCAACCACTATGTCAGCAAAAAAGCCATCAATGACAAATTCGCTATCGATTTCGACGATTATTTCAGTGACGACCTGCCGTCGCTAAGCACTTTCATCAGCGACGGTTTGCTGACCAATACCGACCAAGCCATCACCGTCAGCCAGAAAGCACGGTTATTGATCCGCAACATCTGCATGACTTTTGACGCCTATATGAAAGAACAGCGCAATCACCAGCGTTTTTCCCGGGTGATTTAA
- a CDS encoding MBL fold metallo-hydrolase codes for MKWPVLSLIVFVLLGCTNNTVEHVKQPDSVVRYQDDSKDPTRFSNLYPGKKTYPKTCTENCYRPSKLVACKTPAENCRFIGQQTPPDLNTGFAIRWLGHASFYIENPDGTSLLFDPVSEQFDWPVNWAFRLSEGFNRRPGAWPTKSEITNTDAVLYSHIHYDHFNKDDIAQVGSKAEYFVPLGFAEHFPQDGYRINEMTWFSSKSLGDLNIHFVPAHHFSSRIWVPYLYEDNNAALWGGWVIEHRGQRLFFAGDTGYSKHFSDIQQRYGDMDVCLMPIASYFHEQNGDWYRYVHTTPEDSLLAAKELNCKVMIPWGYGNASWKMGDHSTHSALLRLLNMHQEMKSEIPLHILNEGEAVVL; via the coding sequence ATGAAATGGCCAGTTTTAAGCTTAATTGTTTTTGTGTTACTTGGATGCACAAACAATACCGTAGAACATGTCAAGCAGCCTGATTCAGTTGTCAGATACCAGGATGACTCAAAGGATCCCACACGTTTTTCCAATTTATATCCGGGCAAAAAAACTTATCCAAAAACTTGTACTGAAAATTGTTACCGGCCATCAAAGCTAGTTGCCTGCAAGACACCTGCAGAAAATTGCCGTTTTATTGGCCAGCAGACCCCACCCGACTTAAATACCGGCTTTGCTATCCGCTGGCTCGGGCATGCCAGCTTCTATATTGAAAACCCCGACGGCACCAGCTTGTTGTTTGATCCCGTTAGCGAGCAGTTTGACTGGCCGGTCAACTGGGCGTTTCGCCTCAGCGAAGGATTCAACCGCCGACCGGGCGCCTGGCCGACAAAATCGGAAATCACCAACACAGATGCCGTCCTGTACTCACATATCCACTACGATCATTTCAATAAAGATGATATCGCCCAGGTAGGCAGCAAGGCCGAATACTTTGTGCCTCTCGGCTTTGCCGAGCACTTCCCCCAGGACGGTTACCGTATCAATGAAATGACCTGGTTCTCGTCAAAATCCTTAGGCGATCTGAACATTCATTTTGTCCCGGCGCACCATTTCAGCAGCCGTATCTGGGTACCTTACCTGTACGAAGACAACAATGCCGCGCTATGGGGCGGCTGGGTTATCGAGCACCGGGGCCAGCGGCTGTTTTTTGCCGGCGACACAGGTTATTCCAAACACTTTAGCGATATCCAACAACGTTACGGTGATATGGATGTCTGCTTAATGCCGATAGCCTCCTATTTCCATGAACAAAACGGTGACTGGTACCGCTATGTGCATACCACCCCGGAAGACTCGCTGCTGGCGGCCAAAGAGCTGAACTGTAAAGTGATGATCCCCTGGGGTTATGGCAACGCCAGCTGGAAAATGGGTGATCACAGCACTCACTCTGCCCTGCTGCGGTTATTAAATATGCATCAGGAAATGAAATCTGAAATCCCTTTACATATCCTCAATGAAGGCGAAGCTGTGGTGTTATAG
- a CDS encoding metal-dependent hydrolase, with protein MANFSTHISASIISSSVLGTVVLATKIASMPESLLLIVIGALSGLLPDLDADDSTSIGWLFSILAFTLAASFVLVYPLSSLLGIWAAAVTIYATTWYIIKPLFEKITVHRGCLHSILAVVMFALLGIIISLQLNASLNMALLVALFVILGSLTHLLLDECYSVDLSNNRLKSSFGTAMKLLEIRYPLASLSQFIIVCSAGYYLYPQLQPILTVLARWQEKLQHLTIMPSF; from the coding sequence TTGGCTAATTTTTCTACCCATATAAGCGCAAGTATTATCTCCAGCTCGGTATTAGGCACTGTGGTGCTGGCCACGAAAATTGCCTCTATGCCGGAAAGTTTATTGCTCATTGTGATCGGTGCGCTGTCTGGGTTGTTGCCCGACCTTGATGCCGACGATTCAACCTCGATTGGCTGGCTGTTTTCCATCCTGGCCTTTACCCTTGCCGCCAGCTTTGTCTTGGTTTATCCCTTGTCTTCGCTGCTGGGGATCTGGGCGGCAGCCGTCACTATTTATGCAACCACCTGGTATATTATCAAACCCTTATTTGAAAAAATTACCGTACACAGGGGCTGTTTGCATTCCATCTTGGCGGTGGTGATGTTTGCGCTGCTTGGCATTATCATCAGCCTGCAATTGAACGCTTCATTGAATATGGCTTTGCTGGTGGCGCTGTTTGTTATTTTAGGGTCGCTGACACATTTACTGCTGGATGAGTGCTATAGCGTTGATTTATCCAATAACCGCTTAAAATCATCTTTTGGCACGGCGATGAAGCTGCTTGAAATTCGCTATCCGCTGGCGAGCTTGAGCCAGTTTATCATCGTCTGTAGTGCAGGCTATTACCTGTATCCGCAACTTCAGCCAATATTAACCGTCTTGGCCCGTTGGCAAGAAAAACTGCAGCATTTAACGATCATGCCGAGCTTTTAA
- a CDS encoding ABC transporter ATP-binding protein, with the protein MTDEALIKLTKLTKDFTSDAGVTSAIKGVDLTINAGEYLSIAGPSGCGKSTLLSILGLLETSSSGQYLLNGYKVHDLDVYQRAEIRNKEIGFIFQAFNLIGDLTVLENVALPLSYRKMKKAERHEIAMNSLEKVNMADRAKYYPAQLSGGQQQRIAVARSLVVDPSILLADEPTGNLDTANGGAIMDLFDELHDEGRTICMVTHDARFAKRSQRVVQLEDGVLR; encoded by the coding sequence ATGACTGATGAAGCTTTAATTAAATTAACAAAACTGACCAAAGACTTTACCAGCGATGCCGGGGTAACCAGTGCAATAAAGGGAGTTGATTTAACTATCAATGCCGGTGAATACTTAAGTATTGCAGGTCCTTCAGGTTGTGGTAAGTCTACCTTGCTGTCTATTCTGGGATTGCTTGAAACCTCGTCCAGCGGGCAATATTTGTTGAACGGCTATAAAGTACACGACTTGGATGTTTATCAACGCGCTGAAATTCGAAATAAAGAAATCGGCTTTATTTTTCAAGCCTTTAATTTAATAGGTGATTTAACGGTTTTAGAAAACGTCGCTTTGCCTTTGTCTTACCGGAAAATGAAAAAAGCAGAGCGTCATGAAATTGCGATGAATTCACTGGAAAAAGTGAATATGGCCGATCGTGCCAAATACTACCCAGCACAGTTATCCGGAGGCCAACAGCAACGTATTGCTGTCGCAAGAAGTTTAGTGGTGGATCCGTCTATTTTGCTGGCGGATGAACCTACGGGTAATCTCGATACCGCAAATGGCGGCGCCATCATGGACTTATTCGATGAACTACATGATGAAGGACGAACTATCTGTATGGTGACCCATGACGCCAGGTTTGCAAAACGCAGTCAGCGGGTTGTCCAATTAGAAGATGGTGTATTGCGCTGA
- a CDS encoding ABC transporter permease encodes MQTLIEDIQFAYRSFMKTPAVCALIVTTLALGIGANAAIFNVVYNVLVAPLPFSGGERLVKINTNKPKINRNDVQVSVPTMLDYRQKNEHLSHLVEYHQMSFTLLGHGDPKSLKTGTVSWDYFEMLNVKPILGRTFLPGEDKQGARPLIVLSHHYWREMFGSDPDIIGTSLQMNNKAHQVIGVLPPMAAYPVKNDIWVTAPSCPVRGSSNAINDRSRTMLTLYGKLKANSSLAKASLELNNISKHLIAEYPDVYPENQGLSNTLIPLKTEMAAQSGPTFYLLMAITALVLLIACANVANLNLVRTANRKQEFAIREALGANPRRIARQVLTESILLSLTGGLLGLIIAIFTNDLLAGFAAHYTSLASEVKINWSVFVFCLVISMLTGVISGATAAFQKRHINESLKEGSGNITASGASNRLRKVLLIIQFSLAFIVITSATLVSLSLYRLNNQDTGFNSSEIVALQMGPGASNDTVKQWHYFARETAHRLERKAEIEQVAFSTTFPMTEGRRQLSFFQIEGRPPIDSSERPDALRAVVSPNYHQVLAIPLLQGRYLQESDDENNPGSILINKRFAELFFAAENPIDKRISLDKGKTWLSVRGVVADTREMGVDIAPVPTFYSTFIEYTRWSWIKMLIRTKVPLNTISTSITDAIHEINPQQAVQGITTLKTLKDESLSSANLVGQLVTMFAVLAFAIALSGVVGIVAYNVSQRRKEIGIRVALGANPKRIRMLFAVQGMSLCAIGIAIGAFIMVFISPMLARVLFETQALNLSMYLITGTAISLFAALAILLPVKQATAVQPSHALREQ; translated from the coding sequence ATGCAGACGCTAATAGAAGACATACAATTTGCTTATCGGAGTTTTATGAAAACTCCGGCGGTTTGTGCCCTCATAGTGACGACTCTGGCACTGGGAATTGGTGCTAATGCAGCAATATTTAATGTCGTTTACAACGTATTAGTGGCCCCTTTGCCTTTTAGTGGCGGAGAGCGCCTGGTAAAGATCAATACCAACAAGCCAAAAATAAATAGAAATGACGTTCAGGTTTCCGTTCCAACCATGCTCGACTATCGTCAGAAAAATGAGCATTTATCTCACTTAGTTGAATACCATCAAATGAGTTTCACCTTACTTGGCCATGGCGATCCTAAAAGCTTGAAAACGGGTACTGTCAGCTGGGACTATTTTGAGATGCTGAACGTTAAGCCGATACTAGGGAGAACATTCTTACCGGGAGAAGATAAGCAGGGTGCGAGACCCTTGATTGTTTTATCACACCATTATTGGCGTGAAATGTTTGGCAGTGACCCTGACATTATTGGTACGAGCTTACAGATGAATAATAAGGCTCATCAAGTTATCGGGGTTTTACCACCAATGGCAGCATATCCGGTTAAAAACGACATCTGGGTAACGGCCCCTTCATGCCCTGTCCGAGGCAGTAGTAATGCAATAAATGATCGAAGCCGAACCATGCTGACCTTGTATGGCAAATTAAAAGCAAACTCTAGCCTGGCAAAAGCGAGTTTGGAGCTTAACAACATATCAAAACACTTAATCGCAGAATACCCAGATGTTTACCCTGAAAATCAAGGACTAAGTAACACCTTGATCCCCTTAAAAACCGAAATGGCAGCTCAGTCAGGCCCGACGTTTTACCTGTTAATGGCTATTACCGCACTGGTATTACTTATTGCTTGTGCCAATGTGGCTAATCTCAACTTAGTCCGCACCGCTAACCGCAAACAAGAATTTGCGATACGAGAGGCACTCGGTGCCAACCCCAGACGAATTGCACGGCAAGTATTAACTGAGAGTATTCTTTTGTCATTAACGGGTGGCTTACTCGGACTGATTATTGCCATTTTTACCAATGATTTGCTCGCTGGTTTTGCAGCCCATTACACCTCACTGGCAAGTGAAGTTAAAATTAATTGGAGTGTATTTGTATTTTGTTTAGTCATTTCAATGTTAACCGGGGTTATTAGCGGCGCCACAGCAGCCTTTCAAAAGCGCCATATCAATGAATCATTAAAGGAAGGCAGTGGCAATATCACGGCAAGTGGTGCAAGTAACCGACTTCGTAAAGTATTACTTATCATTCAGTTTAGTTTGGCGTTTATCGTTATCACCAGTGCGACCCTGGTTAGCCTGAGTTTGTATCGCTTGAATAACCAAGATACCGGCTTTAACAGTAGCGAAATCGTTGCCCTGCAAATGGGGCCGGGAGCTTCTAATGACACAGTGAAACAGTGGCATTACTTTGCACGGGAAACGGCGCACCGCTTAGAGCGTAAAGCTGAAATAGAGCAAGTTGCTTTCTCGACCACTTTTCCAATGACCGAAGGTCGCCGGCAATTAAGCTTTTTTCAAATTGAAGGACGTCCTCCAATAGACAGCAGCGAGCGTCCCGATGCGTTAAGAGCGGTGGTTTCACCCAACTATCACCAGGTACTTGCTATCCCTTTATTGCAAGGGAGATACCTTCAAGAAAGTGACGATGAAAATAATCCAGGTTCTATCTTGATTAATAAACGTTTTGCGGAATTATTTTTCGCCGCTGAAAACCCTATTGATAAACGAATTTCTTTAGATAAAGGCAAAACCTGGTTGAGCGTACGGGGTGTAGTTGCCGATACCAGAGAAATGGGCGTTGATATCGCCCCCGTGCCAACATTTTACAGCACCTTTATCGAATATACTCGCTGGAGCTGGATCAAGATGCTGATCAGAACAAAAGTACCATTAAACACCATAAGCACCAGTATCACGGATGCCATCCATGAAATTAATCCTCAGCAAGCGGTCCAGGGCATAACGACACTTAAGACCCTTAAAGACGAGTCGTTGTCATCGGCTAACCTGGTCGGTCAATTAGTCACTATGTTTGCGGTGTTGGCATTTGCTATTGCACTCAGTGGCGTTGTTGGCATTGTTGCCTATAACGTCAGTCAAAGAAGAAAAGAAATAGGCATACGAGTGGCACTGGGGGCAAATCCAAAACGTATACGTATGCTCTTTGCGGTGCAAGGTATGTCACTTTGTGCAATAGGTATAGCCATAGGGGCATTCATTATGGTGTTTATATCACCGATGTTAGCTAGGGTGCTATTTGAAACGCAGGCGCTGAATTTATCTATGTATTTAATTACCGGAACAGCCATTTCGCTGTTTGCAGCATTGGCTATTTTACTACCGGTGAAGCAAGCAACGGCTGTCCAGCCAAGCCATGCGTTGAGAGAACAATAA
- a CDS encoding LysR family transcriptional regulator, whose protein sequence is MINSDDLRFFRIIANHSSLAATARALNVTPPTVTQRLQIIEQKLKLKLVERHARQISLTDEGLLLAERARLILAEMDDLHEVLNSQQHEISGCLKILAPLGFGQEYIAPLVTEFQGQHQSLSVELELSDNPDWSSGHAWDIMIYIGELRSSSLKLSVLAANRRFLCASPAYIARYGQPETPADLRQHACIALRENAEDVTMWRFTANGSDKQEAVRINPRLASNDGRVIKQWALAGCGIIQRSEWDVAAQLKSGELVRLLSDYQLPSADIVALLGTDLRARSARTSKFLELLKERFVQQPWNQ, encoded by the coding sequence ATGATAAACAGTGATGATTTGCGCTTTTTCCGCATTATTGCCAATCATTCTTCGCTGGCGGCCACGGCAAGAGCGTTAAATGTAACGCCGCCTACGGTTACGCAAAGACTGCAAATAATTGAACAAAAACTTAAGCTTAAACTGGTTGAGCGACATGCAAGACAGATCAGCTTAACCGACGAAGGTTTGTTGCTGGCGGAACGCGCCCGGCTGATTTTGGCGGAAATGGATGACCTGCATGAGGTGCTTAACAGCCAGCAGCATGAAATTTCCGGATGCTTAAAAATATTAGCGCCTTTGGGCTTTGGCCAGGAATATATTGCGCCCTTAGTTACCGAGTTCCAGGGGCAGCATCAGAGCCTTTCGGTAGAACTTGAACTCTCAGATAATCCCGACTGGTCAAGCGGCCACGCCTGGGACATTATGATCTATATCGGAGAGTTGAGAAGTTCGTCGTTGAAACTGTCCGTACTGGCAGCGAACAGACGTTTTTTATGTGCCTCTCCGGCTTATATTGCCAGATATGGCCAGCCGGAAACACCGGCGGATTTACGTCAACATGCCTGTATTGCTTTAAGAGAGAATGCCGAGGATGTCACTATGTGGCGTTTTACGGCTAACGGCAGCGATAAGCAGGAGGCTGTCCGTATTAATCCCAGACTTGCCAGTAATGACGGCCGGGTCATCAAGCAATGGGCATTGGCTGGTTGCGGCATCATACAGCGCTCCGAGTGGGATGTAGCCGCACAGTTAAAAAGTGGTGAGTTAGTCAGGTTATTAAGCGATTACCAACTCCCCTCTGCCGATATCGTGGCTTTACTGGGCACCGACTTACGCGCGCGCTCCGCCAGAACCAGTAAATTTCTTGAATTGCTGAAGGAGAGGTTTGTGCAGCAACCCTGGAATCAATAA
- a CDS encoding TraR/DksA family transcriptional regulator, which yields MSEQLKTQFTQRIVALQQRIDSIHQDFAEGRNADWSEQAGERENDEVLNALESEAKIEIQQLSNAITRIDSGNYGICLECGEEIAEKRLHVQPAAIKCIQCAD from the coding sequence ATGAGTGAGCAACTGAAAACACAATTTACCCAACGCATTGTTGCACTTCAGCAGCGGATAGATTCCATCCATCAGGACTTTGCCGAAGGCCGCAATGCCGACTGGTCGGAACAAGCGGGAGAAAGAGAAAACGACGAAGTCCTCAACGCCCTGGAGTCTGAGGCAAAAATAGAAATCCAGCAGTTATCCAATGCCATTACCCGCATAGATAGCGGCAACTATGGCATCTGCCTGGAATGCGGCGAAGAAATTGCCGAGAAAAGATTGCATGTGCAACCGGCGGCGATTAAATGCATTCAATGTGCCGACTGA
- a CDS encoding DUF2489 domain-containing protein, producing the protein MSTPWLIAIIVAVIIIAALAFYAGKLLRQLKQQTLLQQKAEQKHQAALDKHDAKVLNSVIIIVRAMKEEQCDYSEGCWRLSVLLDSLKKSSALDQQFPAIFELYNRIKHLTILDERKQLAKQQRMKQDLERMKVEAELRDKVSQDLELLHQYANERYRLLSK; encoded by the coding sequence ATGTCCACCCCCTGGTTAATAGCCATTATCGTTGCGGTTATCATCATAGCCGCACTGGCATTTTATGCCGGTAAATTATTGCGCCAGTTAAAGCAGCAAACGCTCTTACAGCAAAAGGCCGAACAAAAGCATCAGGCCGCCCTGGACAAGCACGACGCGAAAGTGCTTAACAGCGTTATCATCATAGTCCGGGCGATGAAGGAAGAGCAATGCGATTACAGCGAAGGTTGCTGGCGTTTAAGCGTATTATTGGATTCATTAAAGAAGAGCAGCGCACTGGATCAGCAATTTCCTGCTATATTTGAATTATATAATCGCATAAAGCATTTGACGATTTTAGATGAGCGTAAACAACTCGCTAAGCAGCAACGTATGAAACAGGATCTGGAACGTATGAAGGTTGAGGCCGAATTACGGGATAAGGTAAGTCAGGATCTTGAACTCTTACACCAGTACGCCAACGAGCGCTACCGGCTGCTAAGCAAATAA
- a CDS encoding efflux RND transporter periplasmic adaptor subunit — protein sequence MVIAVVTILALAWGRIQAMSNNTLVSQEDFIIATVENGDLIREVRAPGTLVPIASNFLSATSNGRVKEILLEASDEVDIGTVVMVLDNPELSQAVDKAKFEVEVLRAGYHSLQQRWQQSILKQRIVVADFNARYEMTRLRREANQRLLNTGAVSNIDYNESILLEQQLKFQHELELELLASLPALKQAELSAAKAQINKATRHLALQEKLADDLTVKASTKGIIQEVTLQVGEPFKVGTVLARIAEQDNLKAELLVQESQVKEVEKGQAVMLSAGGNMAQGVVRRINPSVQQGVVKVDVFFNDGALQGARPDLRIDGVIELEHLKNILKLKRPVFTQEYSSSSLFVLNETQTVAARKKIKFGRSSVDDIEVLSSLRAGDQVIISSTNKYDELGQIHLR from the coding sequence ATGGTTATCGCTGTTGTAACAATATTGGCTCTGGCATGGGGCCGTATACAGGCAATGAGTAATAATACCCTGGTATCTCAAGAAGACTTTATCATTGCCACGGTAGAAAATGGTGACTTGATTCGGGAAGTGAGGGCACCGGGAACTTTAGTGCCCATTGCCTCGAACTTTTTATCTGCAACTTCTAACGGGCGGGTCAAAGAAATATTGCTTGAAGCCAGCGATGAAGTTGACATAGGCACAGTGGTAATGGTGCTTGATAATCCTGAATTGAGCCAGGCCGTTGATAAAGCTAAATTTGAAGTTGAAGTACTCCGGGCCGGATATCACTCACTTCAACAGCGATGGCAGCAATCGATATTAAAGCAACGTATTGTAGTGGCAGACTTTAATGCCCGGTATGAAATGACCAGGTTAAGAAGAGAAGCGAATCAGCGATTGTTAAATACAGGAGCCGTGTCCAATATCGACTACAACGAATCAATACTGTTAGAACAGCAACTTAAATTTCAGCATGAATTAGAACTTGAGTTACTGGCAAGCCTGCCGGCATTAAAACAAGCAGAACTTTCGGCTGCTAAAGCGCAAATCAACAAAGCAACGCGCCATTTAGCCTTGCAAGAAAAGCTTGCCGATGACTTAACGGTGAAAGCCAGCACCAAAGGCATCATACAAGAAGTCACTTTACAGGTTGGCGAGCCTTTCAAAGTTGGTACCGTGCTCGCGCGCATTGCCGAACAGGATAATTTAAAGGCCGAGTTACTGGTCCAGGAAAGCCAGGTGAAAGAGGTAGAAAAAGGCCAGGCGGTGATGTTATCGGCTGGCGGCAATATGGCTCAAGGCGTAGTCAGGCGCATCAACCCTTCGGTACAACAGGGAGTTGTTAAGGTCGACGTTTTCTTTAACGATGGCGCACTTCAAGGTGCCCGTCCTGATCTGCGTATTGATGGCGTGATAGAACTCGAGCATTTAAAAAATATCTTAAAGTTAAAACGACCGGTATTCACACAGGAATACTCCTCAAGCAGTCTTTTTGTGTTGAATGAAACTCAAACCGTTGCGGCGCGTAAGAAAATTAAGTTTGGCCGTAGTTCTGTTGACGATATTGAGGTGCTTTCCTCGCTTAGGGCAGGTGATCAAGTGATCATATCTTCAACGAATAAATATGATGAATTAGGACAAATACACTTACGCTAG
- a CDS encoding S41 family peptidase, whose product MTGLLALPLAAEPLSHLESKLQPKQIQEDLTSWLQWLEKTHPDLSYTVKDPKKFYRNVATLKENIKKPVSVQQFWRQVTVLNSQLTDGHTGIAFDDTRALTRQHVENGGALFPFALVFNESKLVITGKIDGQPSKLKGYAINKINGMPIDDVLKPLLTRLHGDSLRHRRAILARRFASYYWLYFGNTETFTLDITDKSEKTAINNITVAASHAAVNSNKIFEDNFQFEILDNKSAMLTIKTFNWPDRKRYFSFIEAAFKEIKALNIQKLIIDIRENGGGDDDMWKKGIVSYIATQPWRHASTYKVKVIEGRQSEDKPLGKVISGELSANNLVENDNPLRFAGEVYLLIGAYTYSSSILLANTLQDHGFATLVGEATGGKSGQTGGIQRFVLPHSQLKVFAPRFMLTRPKGGHHMEPVTPDITIAYDKTRPRQLVNKLMQTW is encoded by the coding sequence ATGACTGGGCTGTTAGCCTTACCGCTGGCGGCAGAACCACTTAGTCACTTAGAGAGCAAACTACAACCCAAGCAAATACAAGAAGATCTGACATCATGGCTGCAATGGCTGGAAAAAACCCACCCGGATTTATCCTATACGGTTAAAGATCCAAAAAAATTTTACCGGAATGTTGCCACCTTAAAAGAAAACATCAAAAAGCCGGTTTCAGTCCAACAATTCTGGCGTCAGGTTACAGTTTTAAATAGCCAGCTAACCGATGGTCATACCGGGATAGCCTTTGATGATACCCGCGCCTTAACCCGACAACATGTCGAAAATGGCGGCGCGCTTTTTCCCTTTGCATTGGTTTTCAATGAGTCCAAGTTAGTGATCACAGGTAAAATTGACGGCCAGCCATCAAAGCTTAAAGGTTATGCCATTAACAAAATCAACGGCATGCCAATTGACGATGTGCTGAAACCATTATTAACTCGCTTACACGGCGACAGCCTGCGTCATCGCCGGGCGATATTAGCCAGACGTTTTGCCAGCTATTACTGGCTGTATTTTGGTAATACTGAAACCTTCACCCTTGATATAACTGATAAAAGTGAAAAGACGGCCATCAACAATATCACCGTAGCTGCCAGCCATGCCGCAGTTAATAGCAATAAGATCTTTGAAGATAACTTTCAATTTGAAATTTTAGACAACAAAAGCGCCATGTTAACCATCAAGACCTTTAACTGGCCCGATAGAAAACGTTATTTTTCCTTTATCGAAGCGGCATTTAAAGAGATAAAAGCCCTTAACATACAAAAGCTCATCATTGATATCAGGGAAAACGGCGGCGGTGACGATGATATGTGGAAAAAAGGCATAGTCTCTTATATTGCTACGCAACCCTGGCGCCACGCCTCTACCTATAAAGTAAAAGTGATTGAAGGCAGGCAAAGTGAAGACAAGCCGTTAGGCAAAGTAATTTCAGGTGAGCTGAGCGCCAACAACCTGGTAGAAAATGATAACCCCCTTAGATTTGCAGGTGAAGTTTATCTGTTGATCGGTGCTTATACCTACTCCTCATCAATATTACTTGCCAATACACTACAAGATCACGGATTTGCCACCTTAGTAGGGGAAGCAACCGGCGGCAAAAGCGGCCAGACCGGCGGGATACAAAGATTTGTTTTACCGCATTCTCAATTAAAGGTTTTTGCCCCGCGCTTTATGCTGACACGCCCTAAAGGAGGCCACCACATGGAGCCGGTAACACCGGATATTACTATCGCTTATGATAAAACCCGGCCGCGGCAACTGGTTAATAAATTAATGCAAACCTGGTAA